The sequence GAATAGCGTCACGGGGGGAAGCTACAAATAGCTGGGTAAGTGAGCGGCGTTTCTTTGTAGCGTATTACTTAGCCAAGTATCCGCGGGATTATTTGTCGAGCGAAAGCATGTCTGGCAGGGGAAAACAAGGTGGAAAGGTTCGTGCCAAGGCGAAGACACGGTCTTCCCGTGCCGGTTTGCAGTTTCCTGTCGGCCGTGTGCATAGGCTTCTTCGCAAGGGTAATTATGCCGAGAGAGTAGGAGCTGGCGCACCCGTGTATCTGGCAGCGGCGTTGGAGTATCTGACTGCTGAGATATTGGAGCTGGCTGGTAACGCTGCACGCGACAACAAAAAGACCCGTATAATTCCACGCCACCTGCAACTCGCCGTTCGTAACGACGAGGAGCTCAATAAGCTGCTCGGAGGGGtcaccattgctcagggaggtgtTCTACCCAACATCCAGGCGGTGCTCTTGCCCAAGAAGACCGAGAGCCACAAGCCTGCCAAGAGCAAGTGAGTGCGGTAATCGGTAATCGCAGGGCAATTAGCCAACACCATCAAAGGCTCTTTTCAGAGCCACCCATAATCTCTGGAACAAGCTatatctgtcttgctataaacttGCTGCAAACTTCCCTAAAGGCAACTGCTTTCCACTGCAGTTTTTTTAGCCCGATGTTTAGTTGCTGAGCTTCACGGTGGCTAAACACCATTCATACAAACTACATCATACACCATACCCCGTTTCAGGGCTAAAATTCGAGGCAAAGCTGCCAGCACTTACACGG comes from Spea bombifrons isolate aSpeBom1 chromosome 11, aSpeBom1.2.pri, whole genome shotgun sequence and encodes:
- the LOC128468948 gene encoding histone H2A type 2-B-like — translated: MSGRGKQGGKVRAKAKTRSSRAGLQFPVGRVHRLLRKGNYAERVGAGAPVYLAAALEYLTAEILELAGNAARDNKKTRIIPRHLQLAVRNDEELNKLLGGVTIAQGGVLPNIQAVLLPKKTESHKPAKSK